The genomic interval tatctcaatttcgtcatttatttattttgtggtCTTTATTATGTAATATGTTTGTGGTTTGATTTAATTATGAgttataaaacttttaaatatgtgttgtggaaatcgttgttataattatgaaatcatTAATGGCggtaggtgcacctagttagatcgttttgattagggagagtAGCTCGttaggaggagagggctatctaCAAGATGTAAGCTCTCTAATTGATGCGTGATGATGCATTGGATTGAGAGAAGAAGGCTATCCGTTAGATAGAGCCACCCCTAAGGGAAAGGCTACCCTTAAGAGaaaagggctatcaatgagatgaagtcACCTCTtggttctcaaaaatttatatttttacttgtttgatttcgTATGATTTCGTATGATAggacaattaattttaataatattaatgcaATATTGTGAATAATTCACACGGTGACGACTGCAATCTGTAAAGCAACGATTGTAATAGCCAAAATTGCAAAATCTTTAATGCTACCACGACGCTATTTAAAACCTTGGTCCAGAATTCAAACGCCACAAACTAACATAATCTAAATATTCCTAAAAGAATTGCTAAAAGAATGAAATTTGTGGTACTGGAATTAATTGGAAGCTAAAAGAGAAACAATTACTAGTGCTTTATCTTAATTTGTACAGTACCTGAAAAACGCCCCAGTGTTTACAAGCAAGGTGAAGTTTACGAAGCTCATCTTGTTGTGCATCTGCGTTGACCAACTTGGCTTTATCAATCAAGGGTATGATAAGAGATGGATCATCAGAAGGAAAAGTACagaaatcatcatcatcattatctcTGATGTACCTTGGTGGAACTTTGTGTGGGCTTTGGAGTGATAGTTCTTGAACACTTGGAACTGTAAGTGATGATTCCAAGGTCTTAGTTTTGGCCTCCATTGCAAAGTTAACTTCAGTCATGCGTTTGACCAGATAGGTAATCCCTCTTTTGTTTTGACGACATGTAGAACTTACACAAAGAGCAACTTTAGACACATGTCAAGCTCTCAACCTTCCACGTAAACAACATATCTAACATCACCAAAT from Cicer arietinum cultivar CDC Frontier isolate Library 1 chromosome 5, Cicar.CDCFrontier_v2.0, whole genome shotgun sequence carries:
- the LOC101497396 gene encoding uncharacterized protein isoform X2 codes for the protein MTEVNFAMEAKTKTLESSLTVPSVQELSLQSPHKVPPRYIRDNDDDDFCTFPSDDPSLIIPLIDKAKLVNADAQQDELRKLHLACKHWGVFQVMTNGIYKAPEHRAIVNKLKERLSVVTFCYPSPSIDIGPSDKLINSDRNLQLYKSMTNAEYFRRFFNRKLDESFIDSLRL